One Paramisgurnus dabryanus chromosome 9, PD_genome_1.1, whole genome shotgun sequence DNA segment encodes these proteins:
- the cttnbp2 gene encoding cortactin-binding protein 2, with translation MASDGAKGEQPPPLQTLVTSGLGGVEAKCELNIDNLSKPELLTLLSIMEGELEARDLVIEALRARRKEVFLQERYGQFSLTDPFLALQRDFESGTGAKDRRPVSANPITVLEAVMAHCRKMQERMSAQLSATESRQKRLEMEKLQLQSLEQEHRKLSAQLKDEREKNKHVVMSLVHECKQLAARVVEENQRFEELSSRTEQDGRSMGRLEEELASERRRSQQMEAEMEKQLAEFDTEREQLRARLSREETRAAELRAESESLRQQVEQLRTEQCRDTTPLPVTPGPTPVPIKPKSMATVAVGTEAAICKSVSSQTDLPLENEVAKKVPLTIPVKPTGSNYVNMNLPKSSSTGRGLHHGSSQAENGGEGQTILHGSHSPGVSATLPTGVSPRVQAARYKFQPSASEQDQNGTANQSPPSRDLSPTNRDNFVAKQQARHTVTQVLSRFTSPPAGGPPATLRPGLPHSASEGGPFSGRLGHTQIGLKSPTVARIDRGNPPPIPPKKPGLSQTPSPPHPPMKVVGETNRPPGTGVGLGLAKSTPTPQLPPKPSLDLGGTVPALTASQVGASCTGWPWGPQPSTACLECPPVTTSSTTVTIFSSPSINPASVSSHSSQHPGSPLAAASGWCPSIVPSLTCGDPVPLDDGQTLLLQAASQGNVTLLSMLLNQDPLLDIHHHQHELTSALISAAHNGHTDCLNLLLTSGAYADVVDETGFTPLHAAAENGHHGSVRALVECGADVERECSGGRTPLFLACEQGHVDCVKVLLDAGADRSHVTTDNCTALHAAVSSGHVNALKLLLHHPSPNPELGHPFSPRDPDQELPHFSVTNASHVLNHSNQDGWTAAHIAASRGYKKCLEVLCNHSQHDMEKRDKCNRTIHDVATDDCKNLLENLDGYTVVVQVLMDSPERLCPVDLLEDSCTIGKVTIQRHIGWEEFSRSLSDLLTNHLQLVCGSWELQERLEKAETLGLSADSIASVIIGDAVWLLGQELSQSPWDLVRKRLSQRVTIHLKGLSEFALDEMTYDSLVPLQLLQNYVRLVEQYYNVIFHGLEGSFQEYIANQISQYIKHRQEAQGIGCDVVRVEIDENLSKEHLLEIFINCGFLLPLHEEGTGCCVVVVLEGLERAHSLSHILGDLCEALENRGSVYSHSLNHGQDGLYYFREGSFLIGTLAKPRLQGAELRLQQHFRWVQLRWDTEPLNGMLGRHLRRKLLHKTLGQCWTPDEPIQKALSWVCSIWHQLNACLSRLGTSEALLGPYIFLSCPVHLEQTEAIPKWLARLWNAVIVPRVEDAVISRVTAKRLPSQRRSPNSKALSPGQRAVVRAALNILLNKAVLQCCPLSRQEIDRLLPEFQGGCFPLSSIGSSYRKGGRKGRDGGAWRRANTSPRKKASCSSREGSNPDVHQISNGNNPARLCDGVAVGLSLYSDDETDLIRELQTMCSSKSEPDISKIALSKEDFIMPPDSRPPTAQRSGGEVTASQVHPVTTESGMDITLLPPQKIDSRHTSSWQVTRPRSHLPVPSSRGTQQVNTSSSCSLQSPSPNPSRSSSTSSRARQPPPRNNSNNFSQDDIWFLDPNCNENYSNHR, from the exons CTTGAGATGGAGAAACTGCAGCTGCAGAGCCTGGAGCAGGAGCACAGGAAGCTGTCGGCTCAGCTAAAGGATGAGCGAGAGAAAAACAAGCATGTGGTAATGTCACTGGTGCATGAATGCAAGCAGCTAGCTGCCCGCGTGGTTGAAGAAAACCAGCGCTTTGAGGAGCTCTCGTCGCGCACGGAGCAGGACGGCCGTTCGATGGGGCGACTGGAAGAGGAGCTAGCATCCGAGCGCCGACGTAGCCAACAGATGGAGGCAGAGATGGAGAAGCAGCTAGCCGAGTTTGACACAGAGCGAGAGCAGCTACGTGCCAGGCTTAGCCGCGAGGAGACTCGAGCTGCAGAGCTACGGGCTGAAAGCGAGAGTCTTCGCCAACAGGTGGAGCAGCTAAGAACTGAGCAATGCAGAGACACCACACCACTGCCTGTTACTCCGGGACCTACACCTGTCCCGATTAAACCCAAGTCTATGGCAACTGTGGCCGTGGGCACTGAGGCAGCTATTTGCAAATCTGTCTCCTCTCAGACAGACCTACCGCTGGAAAATGAAGTGGCTAAGAAGGTACCACTCACCATCCCTGTGAAGCCAACAGGTAGCAACTATGTTAATATGAACCTTCCCAAGTCCTCGAGTACTGGACGGGGACTACACCACGGGAGCTCTCAGGCAGAAAATGGAGGAGAGGGCCAAACAATTCTACATGGCTCACACTCACCTGGTGTATCCGCAACGTTGCCAACTGGAGTCAGCCCCCGCGTCCAGGCAGCCCGTTACAAATTCCAACCCTCGGCCTCAGAGCAGGACCAAAATGGAACAGCAAACCAGAGCCCTCCTTCACGGGACCTCTCTCCTACAAATCGAGATAACTTTGTAGCCAAGCAACAGGCACGTCACACAGTCACACAGGTTCTTTCACGCTTCACGAGTCCACCTGCAGGGGGACCCCCTGCAACCCTTCGGCCTGGTCTGCCACACTCTGCATCGGAAGGGGGGCCTTTTTCTGGGCGTTTAGGTCACACTCAGATAGGCCTTAAATCACCAACAGTTGCCCGCATCGATAGGGGTAACCCACCCCCGATCCCACCAAAAAAACCAGGACTGTCCCAGACACCATCCCCTCCTCACCCACCAATGAAAGTAGTGGGTGAAACCAACAGGCCCCCAGGAACAGGGGTGGGGCTGGGCCTTGCCAAATCAACTCCCACCCCTCAGCTTCCGCCAAAACCTTCCTTAGATTTGGGAGGTACTGTCCCAGCCTTGACTGCGTCACAGGTGGGTGCTTCCTGCACTGGCTGGCCATGGGGGCCACAGCCATCAACAGCATGTTTGGAGTGTCCCCCTGTCACCACCTCTTCCACTACAGTTACCATTTTCAGTAGCCCATCCATAAACCCTGCTAGTGTTTCGTCCCATAGCTCCCAGCACCCGGGCAGCCCCCTGGCAGCAGCATCAG GCTGGTGTCCCTCCATAGTTCCCTCGCTAACCTGTGGTGACCCCGTCCCCCTGGATGACGGGCAAACCCTTCTCCTCCAAGCTGCTTCCCAGGGAAATGTCACTTTATTGTCTATGCTGCTTAACCAAGATCCACTATTGGATATTCATCACCACCAACATGAATTAACCTCTGCCTTGATCTCTGCTGCTCATAATGGACACACAG ACTGCTTAAATCTGCTGCTGACTTCAGGGGCATATGCTGATGTTGTCGATGAAACAGGATTTACACCATTACATGCTGCCGCAGAAAACGGTCACCATGG GAGTGTGAGAGCTCTTGTCGAGTGTGGAGCTGATGTGGAGAGAGAGTGTTCTGGTGGACGGACCCCTCTCTTTCTGGCCTGTGAGCAGGGACACGTCGACTGTGTGAAAGTCTTGTTGGACGCAGGAGCAGATCGTTCACATGTCACGACT GACAACTGCACCGCTCTACACGCTGCAGTCAGTTCAGGTCACGTCAACGCTCTAAAGCTCCTGCTTCACCACCCGTCTCCTAATCCAGAACTGGGTCACCCTTTCTCTCCAAGAGACCCCGATCAAGAGCTCCCACACTTCAGTGTGACCAATGCCAGCCACGTCCTCAACCACAGTAACCAGGATGGCTGGACTGCTGCCCACATTGCTGCATCCAGGGGCTACAAG aAATGCCTGGAGGTTTTATGTAACCACAGTCAACATGACATGGAGAAGAGGGACAAATGCAATCGCACCATACATGATGTTGCCACAGATGACTGCAAAAACCTGCTAGAGAACCTGG ACGGGTACACAGTGGTTGTACAGGTGCTGATGGATTCACCGGAGCGTCTTTGCCCCGTGGATCTTCTGGAGGATAGCTGCACCATTGGCAAAGTCACAATTCAGCGTCACATCGGCTGGGAGGAGTTTTCCCGGAGTTTGAGTGACCTGTTGACTAATCACCTGCAGCTGGTTTGTGGGAGCTGGGAGCTGCAGGAACGACTGGAGAAAGCAGAAACTTTGGGCCTGTCTGCTGACAGTATCGCCTCTGTGATTATAG GTGATGCCGTCTGGCTGTTGGGACAGGAGTTGTCTCAGTCTCCTTGGGACCTTGTGCGTAAACGCCTGAGCCAACGTGTCACCATACATCTTAAAG GCCTGTCAGAGTTTGCACTGGACGAGATGACGTATGACTCTCTGGTCCCTCTACAGCTGTTGCAGAACTATGTTCGCCTG GTAGAACAGTACTATAATGTAATCTTCCACGGGCTCGAGGGAAGCTTTCAGGAGTACATCGCCAACCAGATCTCCCAGTATATTAAG caCAGACAGGAGGCACAGGGAATTGGCTGTGATGTCGTCAGGGTGGAGATTGATGAGAATCTATCTAAAGAGCACCTGCTGGAGATCTTCATCAACTGTG GGTTCCTGTTGCCTTTGCATGAAGAAGGGACAGGGtgttgtgttgtggttgttctGGAAGGTCTAGAGAGAGCTCATTCTCTCAGCCACATACTGGGAGACCTGTGTGAAGCCCTGGAGAACCGAGGATCTGTCTATTCCCACTCGCTCAACCATG GCCAGGATGGGCTTTACTACTTCCGGGAAGGGAGTTTTTTGATTGGCACGCTGGCCAAGCCACGCCTACAGGGGGCTGAGCTACGATTACAACAGCATTTCCGCTGGGTTCAGCTGCGCTGGGACACCGAACCCCTCAACGGCATGCTGGGACGTCATCTCCGAAGAAAACTCCTCCACAAG ACTCTGGGCCAGTGCTGGACACCTGATGAGCCCATACAGAAAGCTCTTTCCTGGGTGTGCTCAATTTGGCACCAGCTAAATGCCTGCCTTTCTCGTCTGGGGACGTCTGAGGCCTTGCTGGGCCCTTACATCTTTCTCTCCTGCCCTGTGCATCTAGAACAGACCGAGGCCATTCCCAA aTGGTTGGCAAGGCTCTGGAATGCAGTTATAGTTCCACGTGTGGAGGATGCTGTTATATCGAGAGTAACAGCCAAGCGTTTGCCCTCACAGCGACGGTCTCCGAACAGCAAAGCTTTGAGTCCAGGTCAGAGAGCTGTGGTCAGAGCAGCTCTTAATATTCTGCTGAATAAAGCCGTGCTGCAATGCTGCCCTCTGTCCAGACAAG AGATTGACAGGCTGTTACCGGAGTTCCAGGGAGGATGTTTCCCTCTTTCCTCCATTGGCTCCTCCTACAGAAAAGGTGGCAGAAAAGGACGCGATGGTGGCGCGTGGAGACGAGCCAACACCAGTCCACGGAAAAAAGCTAGCTGTTCTTCTAGAGAAG GGTCTAATCCAGACGTTCACCAAATATCAAACGGCAACAATCCTGCAAG ACTTTGTGATGGAGTTGCCGTTGGACTTTCTCTATACTCGGATGATGAGACTGATCTGATCCGAGAACTACAGACCATGTGCTCTAGTAAATCTGAGCCAGACATAAGCAAG ATTGCTCTCTCTAAAGAGGACTTCATCATGCCTCCAGACTCCAGACCGCCCACTGCTCAGAGGAGTGGTGGTGAGGTCACGGCGTCCCAAGTACATCCTGTTACAACAGAGAGCGGCATGGACATAACCCTTCTTCCACCACAGAAG aTTGACAGTCGTCACACTTCTTCATGGCAAGTGACGAGACCCAGATCACATCTGCCCGTTCCCAGCAGCAGAGGGACTCAGCAGGTGAACACCAGCAGCAGCTGTTCCCTTCAAAGTCCCAGCCCTAACCCCAGCAGATCCTCCTCCACGAGCAGCAGAGCAAGGCAACCCCCACCCCGAAACAACAGTAACAACTTTTCACAAGATGACATCTGGTTCCTGGACCCAAACTGTAATGAAAACTACAGTAATCACAGATAG